In Rhinolophus sinicus isolate RSC01 linkage group LG01, ASM3656204v1, whole genome shotgun sequence, the genomic stretch TTTGCAGTTGGAAGGGCCAGTAGTCCGTGAATAGCAAGTTtctgttggtgtgtgtgtgtgtgtgagtgagtgtgtttGTGAAAGCCAAAATGTTGGAATTCTGCCCTGCCTGTCCTGTGGCTGCCTCTCCGGACCCCCCAGGTCCCCCACCCCAGTCCCAATGTCCCCAGGACCAGGATTCCCCAGGGCCTGGACTGAGGGGTGTGGGCATCACCGAGGCAGTCACAGAGCAAACGCACCCCAGAGCAGTGGGACGCAGGAGATGATGGCAAAGTAGGTGCTCCATTGGGTGGTGCTAACGCTGGCCAGTGTCCGGCTGGCCAGTTCCCCTGGACTCCTGACAACCTGTGAACGTCTGGGCCATCCACTGAGGGTTAGCGCTTTCCTCCCACCTGCTGGACCCCACGTTTTGGGCTGCAATTCCCTGACAGTGCACTCATGTCTATTGAGCATGTCTGTGCCAAGCTCTGCAAACATAGCGGGTGGCAGAAGGCTGCCAGTCAGCCGAGCTTGACCTGAGATGGTTGGGCTGACGCCGCTGTAAGTAAACCAGGCAAAACCAGATGAAACACAGCCAAGAGGACAGAGAAGGCCTGGGGTTTCTGGGAGGAGAGTGTCAACAAAGAAAAGCACCTTGTCTTACTCTTGGTGATGGGGAAAGTCATCTTGAAAGGGGCCTGCTGTCCCACCACATTTAGTTACAGAGGGGAGTAGGTTTAGAGCACACGTGGCACGGGCTGGCTCACTCACTCCTTTGTGTACGTGTGCTGCCTTCCAGCCTGGCTCTccatattgattgattgatttggaGGATTTTATGGGCTGCCCATTCTCAGTGTCTTTGGGTGCCTGAAATCCAGAACACTGCAATTGCAAGAGCGGCTAAAGAAAttccaaatggaaaagaaaactgacTTACTGTTTCTCCCAAATCTACAATGATATACAGAAGGGAGCATTCTCACAGACTTTGAGAGTATTTCCTCCATTATGTTAAGTGGAGACTTTCCTGAATAATTTGATTACGTCTGTAGATGCTCATGCAATGTACTTTTCCCCCCTCGAAACGTGTGCAAAGCGTAGAGACTagaaatctgaaaagaaatcaaagattctGGAAGGAAGTACAGCTTCCAGGGGCCAAGGATGCAAACAACCAAAGACACTCAACTCAAGCAGAGGTCGGTGGGGGCAGATTCACCACGGTAGGTACCGGGAGCCCACTGGGCGACATGACACCATTAGAGGTCAGCCTCTTCCTCCGCCCTGCCTGCATTCATCAAGAGCAGCCTCCCACGCGGGGCTGGGGAATGGCCATAGCCTGGCGCAGGGCTGTTCAGGAAGGGTCAGGTCAAGTGCACCTGGGTCCAGCGACCCTCTCTGGGGAGGCAGTTCCAGCTCTTTTGGGTGCAGTTTTTAAGCAGCGGGGACAAACTGTTTCCAAACTGCCGGCCAGGTGTTTGCAAACACCTCACACTTTTCAAAAGTCTTGGGCTTGCCCTTCGGTATGTAGGTGGGAGGGGGCCCAAGAGCTCGAAAGCTCTTGAGTCACAGAATAAAGGACAGCAGCTGAGTGCATTCAGGTCTCTGGTGTGTTTACTCTGCGTCTTACTCTCCTAGGAACAGGTAGATTTGAGGGGCCCCAGAAGGAGACAAAAGCGGTTGTAAACTATTCAGCTGGAAGGAAGTAGAAATATTCCCATAAATTCTCACTGGAAAACTCGGGACAGATAATGAGGGCACTTTTGAAAGACTAAGGAAAACTTTGGGACTATTAGTgtctttgaaaggccttttaagACAAACTGACCCACAAACCACTGGCCAGGGAGGGGGTGATTGGGAAATATTTGGTCCCACTGGCGATCGAGCACATCTGACTCCGCCCGGTGCCCTGGCCAGGCCAGTCACGGCTCCAGGCAactgcacacgcacacacgcagcCTCCCCTCCACCATGTTGCCCAGTGTTGTGTCCATTCTGCTTAACTCTCGTTCCCCATCTCCTTCTGTGAAGTGGTACTTTTATTcagcagaaggaaaaatgaagctAGGCTGGATGCAGAATTGAAATTCCCAAACTGCTGCCttcttaatgtttaaaaaatataggtCACCATACCCTGTGTCTTCCCTTagacaattttttgtttgtttgtttagaaaatgtttgtttttttgataaggCATAAAGAATATAAAGTGAGCAGTGATGCCAACAGAAATTGTCCCCTGCTGCCATTTTCATCctgtccccctctcccctctAGTGCAGGTCAGCCCACCGCTGCCCTGCAGCTCTGGGGACACAGAACGTGGGCCAGGTGGGATAAAAGTAACAAAAGCCATGAGGCCTGCAAACTGTGTACTCTCGCCAAGGGGTGAAGTCCCCGCCCACTGTTGACCCTACCCATTGGCCCTGCCAGGAGGGGCCATTCCCCCAAGGACAGGGTCCTTTCCTCTGTCTGGGACAGAGCGCCTGGCCCATGTTCAGTGGACATTTTTCGGATGAACCCACAAGAAAAAGACCCATCACGCACTGAATTGAGGGCATTGCCAACTGGTCTTCCCAGTATTCTGGTCCCAAGAACCTGAGACTCTGAAGGCCCTGTTGGGTGGAGTCCACTTCCACCTGGCCCTCTGGCAACAAGCCCACTTCAGCCCGTCTTCCTCTCTCCACCCTGCTAGGTTCCAAAGTAAATCCATCATAAAGGACCCAGACCTTCCACAATCAGCTGGCTTCTGACAGCGTATCTGACGGAGAATTGGCAGGGCCAGCCCCAGTCTGGGGTTTCCACTCCAGCTGGGGGGTCTGCAGCACCCTGGGGTCTGCGGCCCGTGGGGGATGTACCCCCCCACACCAATGCCCTGTGCTCAGTTGCCAGAGATGCTCACCAATTTTCCTGGGTTTGTCTCTAACTTGCTGAACGATAGAGATTCACACAGAACAAGAGTAATCAAAGTTCGGGGGCCCCAAGGTCCTGGGGTGTGTCGCTGCAGAGGGTCCCCGGCTGTGGGCAGCCCCTCTCTGGGAAGGGGCGACCCAATTTGGGGTGTGGGAGCCGGCGTGCTGTCACGTGGCACCGCTGTATGGCCCCACTCAGCGAGTTTGTGAAGTTTCCCTAACCCCACCTGCTACTTTTCCTTATAGAGGCTTCAAGGCTGAGAACTTCAGAACGAAATTGGGGGACAGATGGGACCTGTACCCCGATAGCCGGGACCGTGGAGTAGGGGTCCAAACAGGACCCAGCTGTACTGCATTTCCAGGGTTTTCGGAACCGCCCTAGACCCAAGCCTTTTGGGTGGGTGCGAGAAGAGGGGGCACGCTCCAAGGAGGCCGTGTGAGAGTGTGCAGGCAGAAAGTGTGCCCAGGAAACACAAGGATTAATCGGCCTGCAGCGTCCACAGCATCCGGTAGGGGGCGCGCGCCGGCGGGAACGCGGGCGCGGGCGGACCTCCGCGGGCCTTAGGCGCCCGGCGCCTCTGACGTCACCGCCCCGCGGTAGCCAGGGCAACGGCCTCATCAGCGCGCGCGTCAGAGCCGCCAGTCTCTTGGCAACGGCCCGATCTCCCGCTCTCCCTCCGCTTGGCGCTGGGCCGCGCGTCGCTCTGGCGTCAAAGCGACGTCAATGGGGATGTATCAATCCAGCGCGGCGGCGGGGCGGGCCTGGCGGAggcgggctgggggcggggccggaccaggccgggggcggggcctgggcggggctgccggggccggggcggggcggggcggtgGCGCGTGCGGCGGGTTGCGCCGCGCGGCCTCAGAGCTGACATGCGGCGCGGCCCGGCTGGCGGCGGCAGAGGCGACCGGAGCAGCAGGCAGCCGAACAGCGCGAGCGAACGAGCGGTCGGCGGGGGCTGCGGGGCGAGCGGCGTCCCGGCCTCGGAGCCCCGGGGGTGGCGGAGGTGAGGCAGCAGGCGGCGCTCGGGTCTCCGGTGGCCCCGCGGGTGCGCGCGGGGGGGTCGGGGCCGGGACGCCGCTCGCCCCTCGGTCGCCAGCCCCCTTTTGTTTTGGGGCGGCGGGAGCGGGTTCACGCCCCGCGGGCCTGGGGTCCGGGGTTCCGGGCAGAGCCGACCGCGAGCGGTGGGGGCGGCGGGAGCGGGTCCGCGCGCCCCGCGGGGCGAGGGACTCCAGGGTTGGGACGGAACCGACCGCGGACGGCGTGCACGCTCCGCGGGTTCGGATGGAGCCTGGCGGCGGGGGCGGGTCCACACGCCCCACGGGGCTAAGCGGGTCCCGGGGACCGGAGTGGAGCCGACCtcgggcggcgggggcggggtgcACCCCGCGGAGGGTTCGGGACGAGTCGGGACGGGTCGGGCCACGGCGGGGGCGGGTGTGGGGTCGGGGTTCGGCGCTGAGCGCTGCCGGCGTCCGTAGGTGCCCGGAGCCATGGTGATCATGTCTGAGTTCAGCGCGGCCCCAGCGGGCGCCAGCCAGGGCCAGCAGAAGCCCCTCCGGGTGGGCTTTTACGACATTGAGCGGACCCTGGGCAAGGGCAATTTCGCGGTGGTGAAGCTGGCCCGGCACCGAGTCACCAAAACGCAGGTGCGTGGGGTGGCAGGGCCGGCCTGGGGTGGGATCCCTGTCCGCAGGGTCTAGCGATGTCGTAAGGTCTGAACGCTGACAGCTTTTAGTCTGGTAAAGAAAAGAAGCTCCTTATGTTATGATTCTGCATAATGTGTATGAACATTAAAGGGTAAAGACCAAGTATTAAAGGATAATATTAATGATGACTTTGGttattccccccccccaactttTTGTGACCTCTTGGAGATAtaaagtattttagaaattaacCTGCAAAAAGCGAAAATTAGGTTAAGTGAGaggtttggttgttttttttaaacagaatatCCTTTTTCTTGTAAAAATCTGTAGGTTGCAATAAAAATAATCGATAAAACACGCCTAGATTCAAgcaatttggagaaaatataCCGTGAGGTTCAGATCATGAAGCTTCTGAATCACCCGCATATCATAAAGCTTTACCAGGTAAGCGCCAGTGTGCCTTTCCCTGTCACTTCTGGCAagtgtattatttcttatttccGACAACGTAAGTGTGCAGTTTCGGAAGGTTGCTCTTCTCTTTGTGTGGATGTGGGAGTCCAGGAGTTGGTTGTATAAGGTCAATAGATTAGTTTCTGTAAGTGGTGCAGAGGTATTCACAGCTGTTTTCTTGCTTTTGGGTCATAATCGCTTCATGAACATTTTACTTAGTATTGTAATTTGTCCAGTGTTGAATGTGTTGAGGTCAGTGTTACTCTTACTGTGAAGACAAACAAGCAGATCTGTGTGTTGCCACAAGTCGGGCATTTAGGGTAGAACATATTCAAGTGAAACTAGACACTTCTGCCTCTGCAGATAATTATTAAACTTACAAACCAGCTGCTCTTACtagttttcattaatttatctttGCAAAGGCAGCAGTAAGCATTTGTCTTCCCCTTTTAAAACTCTTCATCAAAAACGGAGAGATGAGAATACGTTTGCCCTGGTGAAAGCAAGGTTGTCATTTAATCCACGTTAAGAACAGGCCTCACCCTGTCcgtcttttggtttgttttgggcctttatttttgttctgttgaaACTAATAAATTGCGTCTTTGGAAAATAAGTGCTGGTTTAATTAGGACAGTAAAGCGATCTGTTACTTAGCTGACCACTTCTGTAAAGATGAAATCCAGCCTCGTTCAGGAGAATAAGTCCTTTGCTCGATGTTATGTCCAGTTGTGTTGACTGGAGGTTCCTTTGGATGACTCTCACAAAACCCTGAGAGTCTGAAATGAATATGGGACAGTGTGTGCATTTGTGCTGTTGGCAGGGCTAGGTGTACAGTGAGGTAGGACGAGACGGTAGTTGAAATGATCCCACGCAAGGCTCTTCTCTGTTAAAATGAAGGTAGAAGTGGAGTCGTTGGGGCTGTGTTTCCAGAATGACAGTTTACTCAGCGCTGTTAATGCAGCAGTCGCGTCAGGTGCTCTCTGGTTcgtgttttgtttctgttgtcatTTGTAAGTTGCCGTCTGGAGAAGAAGTTTCCTCCCTGGTCACTGATGTCAGTGCCTGAGACATGTGCCTGTTTCCGCAGGAGTGGGCTGACCCCTGTCTGTTTCTGGCTGTGCTGAAAGGATGAGCCAGAGCATGGCTTCCCCGCTGGCCCATTGTGTGGACTAACCCAGTTAGCGATCCCCTGGCCCACGGGATCCAAGTTCGGTCTTTTCTGGGGTGAATTTTCTCATTGCTCTGTGGGCTGCTTTAACCATTTGGAGACATATGATGCAGTGGGACAGCAAGGATGGTGATTAGCCTGGTTTTGGCGCTGGCGTCTGATTTTCATCCAGCTAGCCCAGGCCCAGAACCTTGGTGAGGCACTAAACTCTTtccgtgtgtttttttttttaaacttaacacACATtcgctttcattctttttctgtcacttttttcATTGAGAAATGGGGTGAACAGTGGTTGTCTTACTCGCCACTCTGTTATACACATTGAGCACAAGGGCAGTGAAAATTCTAGCCGAACTGTTTGGTGTTCAGGTTTCTTTCTAGATTTACAGCTCAAAGCAGTTGTTTTCCAAGTACCTTTTTTAAAGGAGTAATTCTGAAACCTGAAGGAGTCTTTTTCTGcaagaatgtattatttttctgcctCCCTCAGAACTGGTTTAGAATATACAGATAGTAATTACACTTCTTTCGCTACCAAAGgtctgaatttttctttgtttttcagttatgttttaaactctttaaaacaCTTTCTTCAAAGTGAGATAAAACTCTCGATCAATAAGGAATCTTTAAGGTGTACTTGACATGGGCTGTTGCTGTTGACGCTGCTGAGCAGATTGCAGTACAAAGAGCAGACTGTTGTAGCTCACCTGGCAAAGCTGGCTTCTCGTGGCCTAATTAATGATGTCACTAACGCatggggggtggcgggggggcaGTATTTGCTATCTGTGATTCAGCTGTGCTGGCCTTTGGCTGGAATCATTTGTTGCACGCTCGGCTTCTAGAAGAAAGCCATAGCAGAACTCTGGAAGTCGTTTTTACTTCAGTAGCCTCCAGAGTCCTCTAGGGGGGTGAGGCAAagtgagttatttgttttttaatatttattttacatttgtatttatatttatttcctatgATATAGGAGAAttctaaaccttttttttttttttttttgagagcaaAGAAATACCAGGCTAGGCAGTCTAGTGAGGAATTCacctctgatttttaaattcttgttttgaATAGGAATCCCCTTATTTCTTTCGTTACTGTCaaagtttttctttactttccaaaAATTATGAAGGTACTCATCCCAGAGAAGTTAACAGTTGACTGGGGTTCAGGTGGAATATTTATACCGTTGGTATGCTTCCTTTTTGTGTGGTTAAATgtcatgtctttatttttgtaGGTTATGGAAACAAAGGATATGCTTTATATTGTCACTGAATTTGcaaaaaatggagaaatgttCGGTAAGCCACACTTAGTTTTAGTATCTGTTGACGGCAAATGGTACTGACTTCGCGGGTACTGCTTGTCTCATGTTGGGGTGTACCTGCTATACAGTTCTGCAGCATTCCTCAGTGTGCCCGAGACATGGGCCGGGCTAGCAGGTGTGGGAGCTCGAGCTTTGTTTTGTCGCTCCTCAGATTACTTGACTTCCAATGGGCACCTAAGCGAGGACGAAGCCCGGAAGAAGTTCTGGCAGATTCTGTCGGCCGTGGAGTACTGCCACAGCCATCACATTGTGCACCGGGACCTCAAGACCGAGAACCTCCTGCTGGACGGCAACATGGACATCAAGCTGGCAGGTAGGGGGTCACGCTGCACCCAGGAAGTACCGTCCTGGTGGGGTGGGGCGGCGGCATGTGTGCTTTGTACGCACACCTGTGAAGCCACGGCCCCTGCTGTTTGCACCGTAACTTCAtcacctgtttctttgtctctcagaCTTTGGATTTGGGAATTTCTATAAGTCGGGAGAGCCTCTGTCCACGTGGTGTGGGAGCCCCCCGTACGCAGCCCCAGAAGTCTTCGAGGGGAAGGAGTACGAAGGCCCCCAGCTGGACATCTGGGTAGGAACCCGCGTGTGCAGTGCGTGTTAGATGCTAAGCAGTGAGGGCGAGCGGGCTCTGACTGTGCTGTGTGGTCGTTGGCAGAGCCTGGGAGTCGTGCTGTACGTCCTCGTCTGCGGGTCCCTGCCCTTCGACGGGCCCAGCCTGCCTGCTCTGAGGCAGCGGGTGCTGGAGGGCCGCTTCCGCATCCCCTTCTTCATGTCTCGAGGTAGGTGTGAGGCGTGAGCTGAGCCTCCTGAGCGGGCTGGGCGTGGAGCGCGATGGGAGttttggaggaggagggggaggacgCATTCATTTCCTGAAATGCCTGCTTGACTGTCTTCTGAGTCTGCCATTGGGTTTCTGAGTCAGGCCTGTATTACGCGGGGTGTTTACCTGTGAGAGAAACCCAACCCACGGGCTGTGTTTTCAGTGCCCTACTTAGGCCTGGCAGGTCCCTTCCTGCAAGGGCGTCTCCCGGAGGGCCGGCTGAAGGCCTGCTCTCTGGAGTCCCTGCCCAGTGCCCCGTCCCTGTGTCTCACCCACTCTGCACACGTGCTTTTCTCCATTCAGTAAAGACGTGAGACCCGCTGGCCGCTAACACGTGTGGCCACAGCAGAATGGGGAGTCTAAGTGGTCTCTGCGGGGACCACTTGGGAGGACTGTGTCCCCACAGAGGCCCATCCCTCAGTCGTGGGGCTCTGTCTGGTGACAGGTCTGAGCCGATGGCACAGGCCAGCACTCTTTAGGATGGTCATTTGTCCGTTTCCCCGCATCATGGGAGCCTCGTGCCCTGCGGGGCTGCTGTGGGACTGGGTGGGCCGTGGGGGAGGGCACCGCGCCACCCGCGCCGCCGGGTCTCAGGacgcctgccccaccccccagactGCGAGACGCTGATCCGGCGCATGCTGGTGGTGGAGCCGGGCAAACGCATCACCCTGGCCCAGATCCGGCAGCACCGCTGGATGCAAGCCCAtccccgcccgccgcccgcctgCCCTGCGCTCAGCTACAGCTCCAACCTGGGCGACTACGACGAGCAAGTGCTGGGCATCATGCAGACGCTCGGCGTGGACCGGCAGAGGACTGTGGAGGTGAGCACAGCGCCCTCCCTGCGCCTGGTCTTGGTGGGAGAGGCCTTCCTGGGGGCAGGCGCGGCCGTGTCAGAGAGCAGACGCTCTCCAGTCAGGCTAAAATGGGAACATGGGCTAATTTAAGGGCCAGCTAGTCCACACCTCTAAAAGATATTCTCGGCCACCCAAGAATAACCCTGGGAATGGCCCCGTCAGGGAGCCTCAGCGACTCGAGGAGATGTCCCAGGGCGCCGCCTGCCCGCGGGAGGCCTGCTTCTCCGCCATCTCCTCTGGCCTGGCTCTGACCCGCTTCTCTGCCTGTCGCAGTCCCTGCAGAACAGCAGCTATAACCACTTTGCGGCTATTTATTACCTCCTCCTGGAGCGGCTGAAGGAGCACCGCAGCCCCCCCCAGTCGTCCCGACCCCGCCTGGCCCGGCCGCAGAGGCCCAGAAGCTCTGAGCACAGCTGCCTGGAGGTGAGGGGGCTCCTTCTAAAGCCCCACCCTTGTCTCTGCCTTGGATTTCGTCCCCAGGTTAGGGATCCCTCGCTCAGACATGCTGGGGGGTGAGACGCAGGATGAGCCTGCTGGGCCCCAGGTCCCAGCACACATGACCCATTAAGCCCTGACGGGGTTCCCCTGTGAGCCTCGGATCAGAAGCTGCACGGAGAAGGGGGGGTGCTGATGCTCTGCTGGGGGTCAGGTCTGTCCTGTGGCCACTTGTTCCTAACTGTCCCTCATGCTGGCCTCTCCATGCTCCTCTTGGTCACCTTCAACCAGCGTGGCCTCAGGGAGAGCGCATGTGTCCTGAGCCCAGGCAGCTAGTGGCTGCCACCTGTTAATGCCAGAGCAAGCCAGCATGGTCTTTTCTCGCGATGTCGCGGTTGTCCCCAGAGCCAGCTGCCTGATGGCCCCGTCCTCGTCTGCCGACCCACAGGTGCCTCAGGAAGGCCTCCCCAGTGACGCTTTCCGATCCTCCCTGCTCTGCCCGCAGCCCCAGACCTTGGGGCAGGTCGAAATGGACTGTGACCTGCACAGCTCACTCCAGGTGTGTGAGCATCTGCGCTGTGTGGCGTCGGGGGTGGGGGCTCGGCTGGTTCCCGGCCGCAGGGACGGCCCCTGCACCGGCTCTCACAGAGCCCCAGGCTCACTGGTTTGTGTCCGTCCTTCACAGCCCTTGCTCTTCCCCATGGATGCCAACTGCAGTGGAGTGTTCTGGCATCGCTCGGCCTCCCCCAGCAGCCCACTGGACACCACCATCAGCGAGGAGGTCCAGCCGGGCGCGGAGGCGGAGCGGGAGGCACAGAGGCCCCTGCCCAGCAGTACGGGCCGGAGGCACACGCTGGCCGAGGTCTCCACCCTCTCCCCATGCGCCACTCCGTGTAAGTGTCCCGTGGGCAGGCGCGTGGCCGCTGAGCGGGGTTATAGTCAGGGCTGCGCAGGGCTGATGCCAAACGCACCCGTTCTGCTTATCCACCTCTTGTGGTTACATCCCCCAGCTCCGCCATTGGTTTAACCCCAAAGGCCAAAGGGTTACGCTTAGACACTCCTGTGGTGGTTTGGTGATGGGGACAGTGTGCCGGGAGGGCAGGTTCTCAGCCTGGGCCCCTCTGTGTCCTGGGTCAGCGCCCGGATCAGCTGCAGCCGACTGTAAAGCCTCCCCATTCTGGTGGCCTCTGGCCATCACAGACTGCCACACCCCCAGCACAGCTGTCTGTCCCCGTCAGCGGGCTGTGAGGATCGCCTTGGGGGCTTAGTGTCGCTGCAGTGGGCGTGCAGAGGGGCCGGAGTCAGTTATTCTCCTGTGAAAACTGGCGGCGCCTTGGGTGTGTTGGCTGTGGGGAGCCCCCCTCAAGAACACCCCGCTCCCTCTGCAGGTATCGTCATC encodes the following:
- the SIK1 gene encoding serine/threonine-protein kinase SIK1, encoding MVIMSEFSAAPAGASQGQQKPLRVGFYDIERTLGKGNFAVVKLARHRVTKTQVAIKIIDKTRLDSSNLEKIYREVQIMKLLNHPHIIKLYQVMETKDMLYIVTEFAKNGEMFDYLTSNGHLSEDEARKKFWQILSAVEYCHSHHIVHRDLKTENLLLDGNMDIKLADFGFGNFYKSGEPLSTWCGSPPYAAPEVFEGKEYEGPQLDIWSLGVVLYVLVCGSLPFDGPSLPALRQRVLEGRFRIPFFMSRDCETLIRRMLVVEPGKRITLAQIRQHRWMQAHPRPPPACPALSYSSNLGDYDEQVLGIMQTLGVDRQRTVESLQNSSYNHFAAIYYLLLERLKEHRSPPQSSRPRLARPQRPRSSEHSCLEVPQEGLPSDAFRSSLLCPQPQTLGQVEMDCDLHSSLQPLLFPMDANCSGVFWHRSASPSSPLDTTISEEVQPGAEAEREAQRPLPSSTGRRHTLAEVSTLSPCATPCIVISSSPTSPSEGTSSDSCLTSAGDSPGGLSGRLAAQGLVGTCSPLRLASPLLGAQSATPVLQAQGALGGAALLPVSFQEGRRASDTSLTQGLKAFRQQLRKNARTKGFLGLNKIKGLARQVCQPSASRATRGGLSAFQLPAQSLGVHGGGAGSREGRGLLEEVLHQQRLLQLQHHPAGLPSCPQAPQPPPAPLVLAPCDSALLVSGLQKELGLAPCPLLPPHIVQAGVSPVASAAQLLDAHLRISTASVPLPATTPLQPHFAMLPPGFNPMGLPQGDCEMEDLTAGQLGTFVLVQ